The Rhodoferax sediminis genome has a segment encoding these proteins:
- the ftsH gene encoding ATP-dependent zinc metalloprotease FtsH, with amino-acid sequence MNNQWFSKIAIWLVIAMVLFTVFKQFDTRAATSAGYVGYSDFLAEVRSNQIKSATIQEGQGGTDIVALTNDDRKIRTTATYLDRGLIGDLINNNVKFDVKPREEGSLLMTLLVSWGPMLLLIGVWVYFMRQMQGGGKGGAFSFGKSKARMMDENNNTVTFADVAGCDEAKEEVKEVVDFLKDPQKFQKLGGRIPRGLLLVGPPGTGKTLLAKGIAGEAKVPFFSISGSDFVEMFVGVGAARVRDMFENAKKNAPCIIFIDEIDAVGRQRGAGLGGGNDEREQTLNQMLVEMDGFETNMGVIVVAATNRPDILDAALLRPGRFDRQVYVTLPDIRGREQILHVHMRKIPVSQDVNAGIIARGTPGMSGADLANLCNESALMAARRNARVVEMQDFEKAKDKILMGPERKSMVMPEEERRNTAYHESGHALLGKLLPKCDPVHKVTVIPRGRALGVTMSLPAQDRYSYDSEYMLSQIAMLFGGRIAEEVFMHQMTTGASNDFERATQIARDMVTRYGMTEALGPMVYAENEGEVFLGRSVTKTTTMSEETMQKVDAEVRRIIDQQYALARKLIEDNSDKMHAMAKALLEWETIDTEQLDDIMAGKEPRPPKDWTPRIPPATGGGNDGPPPAVKPDPAPTVV; translated from the coding sequence TTGAACAATCAGTGGTTCTCAAAAATCGCCATCTGGCTCGTCATCGCCATGGTGCTGTTCACGGTATTCAAACAGTTTGATACCCGTGCCGCTACCAGTGCAGGCTATGTGGGTTACTCCGACTTCCTGGCCGAAGTGCGCAGCAACCAGATCAAGAGCGCGACCATCCAGGAAGGCCAGGGCGGCACGGACATCGTGGCCCTGACCAACGATGACCGCAAGATCCGCACGACCGCGACCTACCTCGACCGCGGGCTTATCGGCGATCTCATCAACAACAACGTCAAATTCGACGTCAAGCCGCGCGAAGAAGGCTCGCTCCTGATGACCCTGCTGGTCAGCTGGGGGCCGATGCTGCTCCTGATCGGGGTCTGGGTCTACTTCATGCGACAGATGCAGGGCGGTGGCAAGGGCGGGGCGTTCAGCTTCGGCAAGAGCAAGGCCCGCATGATGGACGAGAACAACAATACGGTCACCTTTGCCGATGTGGCCGGCTGCGACGAGGCCAAGGAAGAAGTCAAGGAAGTCGTGGATTTCCTGAAAGACCCGCAGAAATTCCAGAAACTGGGCGGGCGCATCCCGCGCGGCCTGCTGCTGGTGGGCCCTCCAGGCACCGGCAAGACCCTGCTGGCCAAGGGTATCGCAGGTGAAGCCAAGGTGCCGTTCTTCAGCATTTCGGGTTCTGATTTCGTCGAGATGTTCGTCGGCGTGGGCGCGGCCCGTGTGCGCGACATGTTCGAGAACGCCAAGAAAAACGCGCCCTGCATCATCTTCATCGACGAAATCGACGCTGTGGGCCGCCAGCGTGGCGCGGGCCTGGGCGGCGGCAACGACGAGCGCGAGCAGACCCTGAACCAGATGCTGGTCGAGATGGACGGCTTCGAGACCAATATGGGCGTGATCGTGGTGGCTGCCACGAACCGGCCCGACATCCTGGATGCCGCACTGCTGCGTCCCGGCCGCTTCGACCGCCAGGTGTATGTGACGCTGCCCGACATCCGGGGCCGCGAGCAGATCCTGCACGTTCACATGCGCAAGATCCCGGTCAGCCAGGACGTGAATGCCGGCATCATCGCGCGCGGCACGCCCGGCATGAGCGGTGCGGATCTGGCCAACCTGTGCAACGAATCGGCCCTGATGGCCGCGCGGCGCAACGCCCGCGTGGTCGAGATGCAGGACTTCGAGAAGGCCAAGGACAAGATCCTGATGGGCCCCGAGCGCAAGAGCATGGTGATGCCCGAGGAAGAGCGCCGCAACACGGCCTACCACGAGTCGGGCCATGCACTTTTGGGCAAGCTGTTGCCCAAGTGCGACCCCGTGCACAAAGTCACCGTGATCCCGCGCGGACGCGCGCTGGGTGTGACCATGAGCCTGCCGGCGCAGGACCGTTACAGCTACGACAGCGAATACATGCTGAGCCAGATCGCCATGCTGTTTGGCGGGCGCATCGCCGAGGAAGTGTTCATGCACCAGATGACCACCGGCGCCAGCAACGACTTCGAGCGCGCCACGCAGATTGCGCGCGACATGGTGACGCGCTACGGCATGACCGAGGCGCTGGGCCCGATGGTCTATGCCGAAAACGAGGGCGAAGTGTTCCTGGGCCGCTCGGTCACCAAGACCACCACCATGTCTGAGGAGACCATGCAAAAGGTCGATGCGGAAGTGCGCCGCATCATCGACCAGCAATACGCGCTGGCGCGCAAGCTGATCGAAGACAACAGCGACAAAATGCACGCCATGGCCAAGGCTTTGCTGGAGTGGGAAACCATCGACACCGAGCAGCTCGACGACATCATGGCCGGCAAGGAGCCGCGCCCGCCCAAGGACTGGACGCCGCGCATCCCGCCTGCCACCGGTGGCGGCAACGACGGCCCGCCGCCTGCGGTCAAGCCGGATCCCGCGCCCACCGTGGTCTGA
- the folP gene encoding dihydropteroate synthase, whose amino-acid sequence MFWQTTRYSVDLTQPRVMGIVNVTPDSFSDGGQHTSTASALKHCEQLLKDGAHILDIGGESTRPGALPLPLDEELARVLPLLREAVKLGVPLSVDTYKPQVMQAALDLGADIINDIWALRQSGAAQVVAAHRSCGVCLMHMHREPQTMQAAPMAGDVVPQVLSFLERTAKALQGLGVDKARIALDPGIGFGKTVAQNFALLARQRELLAAGYPILAGWSRKSSLAAVTAVDGLAPPASERMVPSVAAVLLAVERGAAIVRVHDVRETVAALKILRAMNPVADNADQ is encoded by the coding sequence ATGTTCTGGCAAACCACCCGCTACTCTGTGGACCTGACGCAGCCGCGCGTGATGGGCATCGTCAACGTCACGCCCGACTCGTTTTCTGACGGCGGCCAGCATACCTCGACCGCCAGCGCGCTCAAGCACTGCGAACAACTGCTCAAGGACGGGGCGCACATCCTGGACATCGGCGGCGAGTCCACCCGTCCCGGCGCGCTGCCGCTGCCATTGGACGAGGAACTGGCGCGCGTGCTGCCGCTGCTCAGGGAGGCGGTCAAGCTGGGCGTGCCGCTGTCCGTCGATACCTACAAGCCGCAAGTCATGCAGGCCGCGCTGGACCTGGGCGCCGACATCATCAACGACATCTGGGCCTTGCGCCAGAGCGGCGCCGCGCAGGTCGTGGCCGCGCATCGCAGCTGCGGCGTGTGCCTCATGCACATGCACCGCGAGCCGCAGACCATGCAGGCCGCGCCCATGGCGGGCGACGTGGTGCCGCAGGTGCTATCGTTTCTGGAGCGAACTGCCAAGGCCCTGCAAGGGCTGGGCGTCGATAAGGCGCGCATTGCGCTGGATCCTGGCATCGGCTTCGGCAAGACCGTGGCGCAAAACTTTGCGCTGCTGGCGCGCCAGCGGGAACTGCTGGCGGCGGGCTATCCGATCCTCGCGGGCTGGTCACGCAAGTCGTCGCTGGCGGCGGTGACTGCTGTTGACGGTCTGGCGCCGCCCGCGAGCGAACGCATGGTGCCCAGCGTGGCCGCGGTGCTGCTGGCGGTGGAGCGCGGCGCGGCCATCGTGCGGGTTCATGACGTGCGCGAGACCGTGGCCGCACTGAAAATCTTGCGCGCTATGAATCCGGTAGCGGACAATGCTGATCAATAA
- the glmM gene encoding phosphoglucosamine mutase: MTRKYFGTDGIRGTVGQPPITPDFVLRLAHAVGQVLKKSEARPTVLIGKDTRISGYMLESALESGFNSAGVDVVLLGPLPTPGVAYLTRAQRASLGVVISASHNPFADNGIKFFSAQGSKLPDAWEQAVEVALGEAPAWADSASLGKTRRLDDAAGRYIEFCKSTFAHELTLRGLKIVVDAAHGAAYHIAPKVFHELGAEVIAIGCAPDGLNINQDVGATHPQALVRAVRDSQADYGIALDGDADRLQLVDATGRLYNGDELLYLMVADRLARGERIPGVVGTLMTNMAVEVALKAQGLQFVRARVGDRYVLEELERNRWLLGGEGSGHLLALDKHTTGDGLISALQVLQACVRSGRSMAQMLAEVTLFPQTLINVRLQPDQDWKANVRLAAETKAVEAELDNTGRVLIRASGTEPLLRVMVEARDAGQAKACAQRLVESVRAG, translated from the coding sequence ATGACACGCAAATACTTCGGCACCGATGGCATCCGCGGCACCGTGGGCCAGCCGCCCATTACGCCCGACTTCGTGCTGCGCCTGGCGCACGCCGTGGGCCAGGTGCTCAAAAAATCCGAGGCGCGCCCCACGGTGCTGATCGGCAAGGACACCCGCATTTCCGGCTACATGCTGGAGAGCGCGCTCGAATCGGGCTTCAACTCTGCCGGTGTCGACGTGGTGCTGCTCGGCCCCTTGCCGACGCCCGGCGTGGCGTATCTCACGCGGGCGCAGCGCGCGAGCCTGGGCGTGGTCATCAGCGCCAGCCACAACCCCTTCGCCGACAACGGCATCAAGTTCTTCAGCGCGCAGGGCAGCAAGCTGCCCGATGCCTGGGAGCAGGCCGTGGAAGTGGCGCTGGGCGAGGCGCCGGCCTGGGCCGACTCCGCCTCGCTGGGCAAGACGCGCCGGCTCGACGACGCGGCCGGCCGCTATATCGAATTCTGCAAGAGCACGTTCGCGCACGAGCTCACGCTCAGGGGCCTGAAGATCGTGGTCGATGCGGCCCACGGCGCGGCCTATCACATCGCGCCCAAGGTGTTCCATGAGCTGGGCGCCGAGGTCATCGCCATCGGCTGCGCGCCCGACGGCCTGAACATCAACCAGGACGTCGGCGCCACGCACCCGCAGGCGCTGGTGCGCGCCGTGCGGGACAGCCAGGCCGACTACGGCATCGCACTCGACGGCGATGCGGACCGCCTGCAGCTTGTCGATGCCACGGGGCGCCTGTACAACGGTGACGAGCTGCTGTACCTGATGGTGGCCGACCGGCTGGCGCGCGGCGAGCGCATCCCCGGCGTGGTCGGCACCCTGATGACCAATATGGCCGTGGAAGTGGCGCTCAAGGCGCAAGGCCTGCAGTTCGTGCGCGCCAGGGTCGGCGACCGCTACGTGCTAGAGGAGCTGGAGCGGAACCGCTGGCTGCTCGGCGGCGAAGGCTCGGGCCATCTGCTGGCGCTGGACAAACACACCACCGGCGACGGCCTGATCTCCGCCCTGCAGGTGCTGCAGGCCTGCGTGCGCAGTGGCCGCAGCATGGCCCAGATGCTGGCCGAGGTGACCCTGTTCCCGCAAACCCTGATCAACGTGCGGCTGCAGCCCGACCAGGACTGGAAAGCCAACGTCCGGCTCGCGGCAGAAACCAAAGCCGTCGAAGCCGAGCTCGACAACACCGGCCGCGTGCTGATCCGCGCCAGCGGCACCGAACCGCTGCTGCGCGTGATGGTGGAGGCGCGCGATGCGGGGCAGGCCAAGGCGTGTGCGCAGCGGCTGGTAGAGTCGGTGAGGGCGGGGTGA
- a CDS encoding GNAT family N-acetyltransferase encodes MPLSAAFTVVKVDYANPTHAQALVTLLDAYARDPAGGGEPLSDFTKANLVRELAARPQAFSVLAFDGADVESASPVGLVNCIEGFSTFACRPLVNVHDVVVAASHRGRGVAAQMLAEVERIARGRGACKLTLEVLSGNDGARRLYERVGFAGYQLDPAMGQAQFLQKWLA; translated from the coding sequence ATGCCCCTTTCTGCTGCTTTCACCGTCGTTAAGGTCGACTACGCCAATCCCACCCACGCCCAAGCGCTGGTTACGCTGCTCGACGCCTACGCGCGCGACCCGGCGGGCGGCGGCGAGCCGCTGAGCGATTTCACCAAGGCGAACCTTGTGCGTGAGTTGGCAGCGCGGCCGCAGGCCTTCAGTGTGCTGGCGTTCGACGGCGCTGATGTCGAAAGTGCCTCGCCGGTCGGGCTGGTGAATTGCATCGAGGGCTTCTCCACCTTTGCCTGCCGGCCGCTGGTCAATGTGCACGACGTGGTCGTGGCTGCCAGCCACCGGGGACGGGGCGTCGCGGCGCAGATGCTGGCCGAGGTGGAGCGCATCGCGCGCGGGCGCGGCGCCTGCAAACTCACGCTCGAGGTACTGTCCGGCAACGACGGCGCGCGCAGACTGTACGAGCGCGTCGGCTTTGCCGGCTACCAACTGGACCCGGCCATGGGGCAGGCGCAGTTTTTGCAAAAGTGGCTGGCGTGA
- a CDS encoding NAD(P)-dependent oxidoreductase encodes MKHIGFIGASGLMGHGVAKNLLAKGYAMSLTVHRNQDRVADLLAAGAKQVFGAAGLGACDVVILCVTGSPQVEASLAGPGGVLSNARAGLIVIDTSTSEPESTARLAALCREHGATLVDAPLARSPVEAELGKLNTMVGADPEVFARIQPVLQAYCENIFHVGGPGAGHVIKLLNNFVGQAICTATAEAFAVGAKAGVDLQQLVSVIGAGAVNSGLFQAMAKTLGGDFTGLRFELDNARKDLRYYTHLAEQNGVPSLVGEAVHQSLATASALGYGSEFVPALVSAQEQLTGARIAPRT; translated from the coding sequence ATGAAACACATCGGATTTATCGGCGCCTCCGGCCTCATGGGCCATGGCGTTGCCAAGAACCTCCTGGCCAAGGGCTATGCCATGTCGCTCACGGTGCACCGCAACCAGGACCGCGTGGCCGACTTGCTGGCCGCTGGCGCCAAGCAGGTGTTCGGTGCGGCCGGGCTTGGTGCCTGCGACGTGGTGATCCTGTGCGTGACCGGCTCGCCACAGGTGGAAGCGTCCCTGGCCGGGCCGGGCGGCGTGCTGTCGAATGCCAGGGCTGGCCTGATCGTGATCGACACCTCCACCAGCGAGCCCGAATCCACTGCCCGGCTGGCCGCCCTGTGCCGCGAGCACGGCGCGACGCTGGTGGACGCACCACTCGCACGCTCGCCAGTAGAAGCCGAGCTCGGCAAGCTCAATACCATGGTCGGCGCGGATCCCGAGGTGTTCGCGCGCATCCAGCCGGTGCTGCAGGCCTATTGCGAAAACATCTTCCATGTGGGCGGACCGGGTGCCGGCCACGTCATCAAGCTGCTCAACAACTTTGTCGGCCAGGCCATCTGCACGGCCACCGCCGAAGCCTTTGCCGTGGGCGCCAAGGCTGGCGTGGACCTGCAGCAGCTCGTCAGCGTGATCGGCGCCGGCGCCGTCAACTCCGGCCTGTTCCAGGCCATGGCGAAGACCCTGGGCGGCGACTTCACCGGCCTCCGGTTCGAACTCGATAATGCGCGCAAGGACCTGCGCTACTACACCCATCTGGCCGAGCAGAATGGCGTACCGTCCCTCGTCGGCGAGGCCGTGCACCAGAGCCTGGCCACCGCATCGGCGCTCGGCTACGGCAGCGAGTTCGTGCCCGCGCTGGTGAGCGCACAGGAGCAACTCACGGGCGCGCGGATTGCACCACGCACCTGA
- a CDS encoding GNAT family N-acetyltransferase — protein MKELPTPTFALSPISLPRGSLHRRNLPVDDAQSRAIVETARSGISVSWARHQDEVRQAQRLRFNVFAGEMGARLDTPLAGHDMDLFDDYCEHLLVRDEATREVVGTYRVLTPAQAQRVGSTYSDLEFDLTRLRGLRSRMVELGRSCVHADHRHGGVILALWGALAEFMVRNRLDTMIGCASIPMLHNGAISGDAAASIWHQLRQTHLAPVADHVLPRLPLPVDELDGTLDIEPPALIKGYLRLGAKVLGAPAWDPDFNTADLPMLMRIADLPPRYRKHFLGA, from the coding sequence ATGAAAGAACTACCGACCCCGACCTTTGCACTGTCTCCGATCTCCCTGCCCAGGGGGTCACTTCATCGACGCAATCTGCCGGTTGATGATGCGCAAAGCCGGGCCATCGTTGAGACGGCACGCAGCGGCATCTCGGTGTCGTGGGCCCGCCATCAGGACGAAGTCCGGCAAGCGCAGCGGCTGAGGTTCAATGTCTTCGCGGGCGAAATGGGCGCGCGGCTGGACACGCCGCTGGCTGGGCACGACATGGACCTGTTCGACGACTACTGCGAGCACCTGCTGGTGCGCGATGAGGCCACACGGGAAGTCGTGGGCACCTACCGGGTGCTGACACCGGCCCAGGCCCAGCGCGTCGGCAGTACCTACAGCGATCTGGAATTCGACCTGACACGGCTGCGCGGTCTGCGCTCGCGCATGGTGGAGTTGGGCCGCAGCTGCGTGCATGCCGATCATCGCCACGGCGGCGTGATTCTGGCGTTGTGGGGGGCGCTGGCCGAGTTCATGGTGCGCAACCGGCTCGACACCATGATTGGCTGCGCCAGCATTCCCATGCTGCACAACGGTGCCATCAGTGGCGACGCGGCGGCCAGTATCTGGCACCAGCTCAGGCAGACCCATCTGGCGCCGGTCGCAGACCACGTGCTGCCACGTTTGCCGCTGCCCGTCGACGAGCTGGACGGCACGCTCGATATAGAGCCTCCTGCGCTGATCAAGGGCTATTTGCGCCTGGGTGCCAAGGTGCTCGGCGCGCCGGCCTGGGACCCCGACTTCAACACGGCCGATCTGCCCATGCTCATGCGCATTGCCGACCTGCCGCCGCGCTACCGAAAACACTTTCTGGGGGCCTGA
- the ppk1 gene encoding polyphosphate kinase 1, whose translation MNSKVVARQPAAAEPPAVPLLDRDHSILAFNERVLDWARRPQVPLLERLRYLCIVSSNLDEFFEIRAAPHLAALQSAEHNGPYTVASFEALAAAAHDLVARQYALYNDDLTPAFEKHAIKIIAHGDRNVVQRQWVKQYFERQVRPLLIPVALDPAHPFPQVANKSLNFIVRLGGRDAFGRENDIAIVKVPRVLPRLIRMPGKVSGGRVLFLSLSSVIRANLGTLFPGRDVGQFSQFRVTRHSDLAVDEDDVQNLRTALRLGLEHRHYGQAVRLEVSTGCSEYLASFLLKQFNLPALALYRVHGPVNLARLAQLIDLVDEPELLFPPFKPSYPAQLVPGQSFFERLKQGDVSIHHPFESFDAVLAFLREAVHDPQVLAIKQTFYRTGVESELMDLLREAVRRGKEVTAVVELKARFDEEANINWAEMLESIGAQVVYGVVGLKTHAKMLLITRREGKNFKRYAHLSTGNYNSRTAKLYTDVSYLSADPLLTADVDSVFVHLASQSKLPKLNRLWLAPFQLQRKLIEKIDSLGEGAAQGKASRIVAKMNALTDEALVLSLVKASQRGVKIDLIVRGACTLPAQLPGVTENIRVRSVIGRFLEHSRVFYFRCVEEEELYLSSADWMNRNMLRRVELAWPVSDPVIRQRIIDECLVAYLHDGRDAWDLGPDGTYTRVGAAGGHTGHSAQAALMARYADGDAASGE comes from the coding sequence ATGAATTCCAAGGTCGTTGCCCGCCAGCCTGCAGCAGCCGAACCCCCTGCCGTCCCGCTCCTCGATCGGGACCACAGCATTCTCGCGTTCAACGAGCGGGTGCTGGACTGGGCGCGCCGACCCCAGGTGCCGCTGCTGGAGCGGCTGCGTTATTTGTGCATTGTTTCGTCCAATCTGGATGAATTTTTTGAGATTCGTGCCGCGCCGCACCTGGCGGCATTGCAGAGCGCCGAACACAACGGGCCCTACACGGTGGCGTCGTTCGAGGCGCTGGCCGCCGCCGCGCATGACCTGGTCGCGCGCCAATACGCGCTTTACAACGACGATCTGACGCCCGCGTTTGAGAAGCACGCCATCAAGATCATCGCGCATGGCGACCGCAACGTCGTCCAGCGGCAGTGGGTCAAACAGTACTTTGAGCGCCAGGTGCGCCCGCTGCTCATTCCCGTGGCGCTCGATCCGGCGCACCCGTTTCCGCAGGTGGCCAACAAGTCGCTGAACTTCATCGTGCGGCTTGGCGGGCGTGACGCCTTTGGCCGCGAGAACGACATCGCTATCGTCAAGGTGCCGCGCGTGCTGCCGCGTCTCATCCGCATGCCGGGTAAGGTGTCGGGGGGGCGGGTCCTGTTCCTGTCGTTGTCCAGCGTGATCCGTGCCAACCTGGGAACGCTTTTTCCGGGACGCGACGTGGGGCAGTTTTCGCAGTTCCGGGTAACGCGTCACTCGGACCTTGCCGTGGACGAAGACGACGTGCAAAACCTGCGCACCGCGTTGCGCCTGGGCCTGGAGCACCGCCACTACGGTCAGGCGGTGCGGCTGGAGGTCTCGACGGGGTGTTCCGAGTATCTTGCAAGTTTCCTGCTCAAGCAATTCAACTTGCCGGCGCTGGCGCTCTACCGCGTTCATGGCCCGGTGAACCTGGCGCGGCTGGCGCAACTGATCGATCTGGTCGACGAACCCGAATTGCTGTTTCCACCCTTCAAGCCGTCCTATCCCGCGCAACTGGTGCCTGGCCAGTCTTTTTTTGAGCGACTCAAGCAGGGGGATGTTTCGATTCATCACCCGTTCGAGAGTTTTGATGCGGTTCTTGCCTTTTTGCGCGAGGCCGTGCACGACCCGCAGGTGCTGGCCATCAAGCAGACGTTTTATCGAACGGGCGTGGAGTCGGAACTGATGGACCTGCTGCGCGAGGCGGTGCGCCGCGGCAAGGAAGTCACGGCCGTGGTGGAACTCAAGGCGCGCTTCGACGAGGAGGCCAACATCAACTGGGCGGAGATGCTCGAATCCATTGGCGCCCAGGTGGTGTATGGCGTGGTGGGCCTCAAGACGCACGCCAAGATGCTGCTGATCACGCGCCGGGAAGGCAAGAACTTCAAGCGCTATGCCCATCTGTCAACCGGCAACTACAACTCGCGCACCGCGAAGCTGTATACCGATGTGAGTTACCTCAGCGCCGATCCGCTGCTGACGGCTGACGTCGACAGCGTGTTTGTGCATCTGGCGAGCCAGAGCAAGCTGCCCAAACTGAACCGGCTATGGCTGGCACCATTCCAGTTGCAGCGCAAACTGATCGAGAAGATTGATTCGCTGGGCGAGGGCGCGGCCCAGGGCAAGGCGTCGCGCATTGTCGCCAAGATGAACGCACTGACCGACGAGGCGCTGGTCCTGTCGCTGGTCAAGGCCTCGCAGCGCGGCGTGAAGATCGACCTGATCGTGCGTGGTGCCTGCACGCTGCCGGCGCAATTGCCCGGTGTTACCGAAAACATCCGGGTGCGCTCGGTCATCGGCCGGTTTCTGGAGCATTCCCGCGTCTTCTATTTCCGCTGTGTGGAAGAAGAAGAGCTCTACCTGTCCAGTGCCGACTGGATGAACCGCAACATGCTGCGGCGGGTTGAGCTGGCCTGGCCGGTGAGCGACCCCGTCATTCGCCAGCGCATCATCGATGAATGCTTGGTGGCTTATTTGCACGATGGCCGCGATGCCTGGGATCTGGGGCCGGATGGCACCTACACACGGGTCGGTGCGGCAGGAGGGCACACGGGACACAGTGCGCAGGCGGCGCTGATGGCGCGTTACGCGGATGGGGACGCCGCCAGCGGCGAGTAA
- a CDS encoding SixA phosphatase family protein: MDLILWRHAEAEQWVEGCNDLERSLTPRGEKQAARMATWLDRQLPEGARILVSPARRAEQTALALGRKYKLRPELGPGGTPAQLLELVQWPANKSTVLVIGHQPTLGQTISQLLALGASECVMKKGAVWWLRHRDREGQSQTVVVSVQSPETL, from the coding sequence ATGGATCTGATCCTGTGGCGTCACGCCGAAGCCGAACAATGGGTGGAAGGCTGCAATGACCTGGAGCGGTCGCTGACGCCGCGCGGCGAGAAGCAGGCTGCGCGCATGGCCACCTGGCTGGACCGGCAGTTGCCCGAAGGCGCGCGGATTCTGGTCAGTCCGGCACGGCGGGCCGAGCAGACGGCGCTGGCGCTGGGGCGCAAATACAAGTTGCGGCCCGAACTCGGCCCGGGTGGCACGCCTGCGCAATTGCTGGAACTGGTGCAGTGGCCCGCCAACAAGTCAACCGTGCTGGTGATCGGACATCAGCCCACGCTGGGGCAGACTATCTCGCAATTGCTGGCACTCGGGGCCAGCGAGTGCGTGATGAAAAAGGGCGCGGTCTGGTGGCTGCGCCATCGCGACCGCGAGGGGCAGTCCCAAACCGTGGTGGTGAGCGTCCAGTCGCCGGAAACCCTTTAA
- the ppx gene encoding exopolyphosphatase produces the protein MQNGTRLAAVDLGSNSFRLEIGRFEGGQIHRVQYLKETVRLGSGLDAERNLTSVAMQRGWDCLARFGERLADFKRGQVCAVATQTLREARNRDAFLARAHEILGFPIDVISGREEARLIYQGVAHLLPQSDEKRLVVDIGGRSTELILGRAFDARVVESYRVGSVTLSMKHFSTGQFTAHAFQMAEIAAKAVLDEALNAYRRDAWEVAYGSSGTIGAVGDALTAAGWPAGSVTREGLDWLLARLLKAQSADRLQLDGIREDRRAVIGGGVSVLRAVFDLLGIDKMQAAQGALRHGVLYDLLDREQTQTDVRSATVQRLVDKFETDTAQAQRVGKVACHLFNQLQGGPATAGPGSNLRKLDWAAQLHEIGCRISHSDYHKHGAYILDNIDALGFALPELHRLSLLVLGHRGKLRKLEVDFEDTLFVRQLLCLRLAVILCHARRDPDLKGMRLAADPDADHRLVLACRPGWAEAFPQSAHLLREEVAAWQKTPWTLQLAGC, from the coding sequence ATGCAAAACGGAACTCGACTCGCCGCTGTGGACCTGGGCTCCAACAGCTTTCGCCTTGAAATCGGCCGCTTCGAGGGCGGACAGATTCACCGGGTTCAATACCTGAAGGAAACGGTCCGGTTAGGTAGCGGCCTGGATGCCGAGCGCAACCTGACCTCCGTCGCCATGCAGCGAGGCTGGGATTGTCTCGCACGCTTTGGTGAACGACTGGCAGATTTCAAGCGGGGCCAGGTGTGCGCGGTCGCCACGCAGACCCTGCGTGAAGCACGCAACCGTGACGCATTTTTGGCGCGTGCCCACGAAATACTGGGGTTTCCGATTGACGTCATTTCGGGGCGCGAAGAAGCCCGGCTGATTTACCAGGGCGTGGCGCATCTGTTGCCCCAATCCGACGAAAAACGCCTGGTGGTCGACATCGGCGGGCGCTCCACCGAGTTGATTCTGGGCCGCGCGTTTGACGCCCGCGTGGTGGAGTCATATCGCGTCGGCAGCGTCACCTTGTCAATGAAACACTTCTCCACCGGCCAGTTCACCGCCCATGCGTTCCAGATGGCGGAAATCGCCGCCAAAGCAGTGCTCGATGAAGCGCTCAACGCCTATCGGCGCGATGCCTGGGAGGTGGCTTATGGCTCCTCGGGCACCATTGGCGCCGTAGGCGACGCGCTGACTGCAGCGGGCTGGCCGGCCGGGTCCGTCACGCGCGAAGGTCTGGATTGGCTGCTGGCCCGACTGCTGAAGGCGCAGAGCGCCGACCGCTTGCAGCTGGACGGCATCAGGGAAGATCGCCGCGCCGTCATCGGCGGCGGTGTCAGCGTTTTGCGCGCCGTCTTCGACCTGCTTGGCATCGACAAGATGCAGGCCGCCCAGGGTGCGTTGCGGCATGGCGTCCTGTACGACCTGCTGGACCGTGAGCAGACGCAGACCGACGTCCGCTCGGCCACTGTTCAACGCCTTGTCGACAAGTTCGAAACTGACACCGCGCAGGCCCAGCGCGTCGGCAAGGTCGCCTGCCACTTGTTCAATCAATTGCAGGGCGGGCCTGCCACTGCCGGCCCCGGCAGCAATTTGCGAAAACTGGATTGGGCCGCCCAACTGCATGAAATTGGCTGCCGGATTTCACACAGCGACTATCACAAACATGGCGCCTACATTCTGGACAACATCGATGCATTGGGCTTTGCCCTGCCCGAACTTCACCGCCTCAGCCTGCTCGTGCTGGGGCACCGCGGCAAGCTGCGCAAGCTGGAAGTGGATTTCGAAGACACCTTGTTCGTGCGCCAGTTGTTGTGCCTGCGCCTTGCCGTCATTCTTTGCCATGCGCGGCGCGATCCCGACCTGAAGGGCATGCGGCTCGCGGCAGACCCCGACGCCGACCACCGGCTGGTACTGGCCTGCCGCCCGGGCTGGGCCGAGGCCTTTCCGCAATCGGCTCACCTGTTGCGCGAAGAGGTGGCAGCCTGGCAGAAAACGCCCTGGACCCTGCAACTCGCGGGCTGCTGA